The Chryseobacterium sp. LJ668 genome segment ATCACTAATGGTCATATGGACATGGGTTATGCCGGATTATGGGTGGCCTATCAAACTACAGACCGCGATAATATATCAGGAATTCCCGGATTAGAAAATGACGGATCTATTTTAGATATTTATTCTGAAAATCCTTCTGGAGCAGATCCTTATAATTATGTTGTAGGCCCTACAAACCAGTGCGGTAATTACAACAGCGAAGCAGACTGCTACAACAGAGAACACATCGTACCACAGAGTTTATTTAACGAGGCATCACCGATGGTTTCAGATGTTCATTTTATCAGAGCTACAGACGGTAAGGTGAACGGAATGAGATCCAATTTTCCTTTTGGTAAAGTAGGCACAGCTTCTTTTACTTCTCTGAACGGGTCTAAATTGGGAACATCGGTTTCTCCTGGATACTCGGGAACTGTTTTTGAACCTCTTGACGCATTTAAAGGTGATGTTGCAAGAATGATTTTCTATTTTGTAACAAGATATGAAACACAGCTTTCAGGATTTTCTTCCGGAGATATGCTTGGTGGTTCTGCATATCCTGGTTTACAGACCTGGGAATTGAATCAATTGTTAGCATGGAACGCAATGGATCCTGTTTCTCAAACCGAAATTGCAAGAAATAACGCTTCTTATGCACATCAAGGAAACCGAAATCCTTATATCGACAACCCTTTTTATGTAAATCTTGTATGGGGAAGTCCTGTTGTAGATACTCAGGTTCCTACCGTACCCACCAATTTAACAACCAGCAATCCTACATCCAACACAATTTCATTAAGCTGGACGGCTTCTACCGACAATGTTGGAGTTGTTGCTTATGACATTTATAAAGATGGAGTTTTGTATGCTACAGTTTCAGGAACAACAGCTACAATTTCAGGATTGAACCCTTCTACAACGTATAATTTTTACGTAATTGCTAAAGATGCAGCAGGAAATGCATCTGCTGCAAGTAATACTGGCTCTGGAACTACTCTTGCAGGTGGGCAGCCAGGCGGAAGTTGTGGTACAGAAGATTTTACCAATATCCCTGCAAGCTCATCAAGCTATGGAATTCAAACATGGACAAGCAGCAATATCACATGGACTGCAACAGATGCAAGAACAGATCAAACTATCAACGGAAGAGCGATAAGTATAAGAAACGGAAACCTTACAAGTTCTACTATTTCCGGAGGTATTGGCAGCTTAACAGTTACTACCAAATTGCCATTTTCAGATACAGCAGGTAACCTTACTTTACAGATTAACGGTAATAATGTGGGAACCATTCCGTTTGGTACAACAGCTATAACTACTACGATAAGCAATATTAATGTTGCTAATAATGTTGTGATCAAGATTATAAATGCAGAAACGGGAAAAAGAATTTCAATTGATGATCTCTCGTGGACTTGCTACAACACTCTGAATACATCTGAAACTGCAAAACAAAAATCATTATTCAGTATTTATCCGAATCCTGTGAAAAACAACGAATTATTCGTGAAAGGTGAGAACTTGAACAAAGTTTCGAAAGCTGAAATTTATGACTTATCAGGAAAATTAATCAAGACGATTGAAAATCCTTTTAAAAATTCCAACAAAATCAATCTTCACGGAATCACAAAAGGAGTTTACATTCTAAAAACAGACAGTACTTCTGCAAAATTCATTATTGAGTAGTCATCAACATATTATTAAATATAAAAGACCGATATTTTCGGTCTTTTTTTTATTTTTGATACATGGATTCCAAAAAAAAATTAGGTCTCATCGGGAGAAATATTTCTTATTCATTTTCTAAGAAGTTCTTTGAAGAAAAATTTAAAAAACTTCAGCTCGGGCATTTTACATACGATATCTTCGATTTGCAGGAAATAGATGAGGTTAATAACTTATTCTCTGATCCTGAACTTTTAGGTTTCAACGTTACTATTCCATACAAAGAAAGAATAAGTGATTATCTGGATGAATTAAGTGATGAAGCGAAAGAAATCGGTGCTGTAAATTGCGTTTTAATTGAAAACGGGAAAAAAATAGGTTACAATACTGACGCTTTCGGGTTTGAAAAAACTTTAAAAATTCACAGAAAACCACATCAAAATTCTGCATTGATTTTGGGAAATGGTGGTGCTGCAAAAGCGATAAAGTATGTTTTAAACAAAAATGGAATTTCAACGGAAACAGTTTCCAGAAATTCAGAACTCAATTTTGAAAATTTAGATAAAGAAACAGTAGAAAAAAATAAGATTGTTGTGCAATGTACACCTGTTGGAACATTTCCTAAAACAGATGAATGTCTAGATTTCCCTTTTGAAGGACTTTCAAAAGACCATTTAGTCATAGATCTCATTTACAACCCCAACTATTCGCAGTTTATCATTAAATCATCCCAAAAAGGAGCCAAAACCGTGAACGGATATTACATGCTCGAGCAACAGGCAGAAAAAGCCTGGGAAATTTGGAATTTTAAAAAAAAATAACATAAATTAGTACCTTATTTGGCTTTTTGCTATATTTAAAGAATAAACGCCACTCACATAAAAGATTGCTATGACTACAGAAAACAACCTTTCTGAAAAAGAAGAAAATAATATTTCTAGCGGGGAAACTCATCAGGAAATAGTAGAAAGCACAAATTCTACTGAGGAGAACACTCCAGAAGAGGAATCTAATCATGCCGACGAACATCTGGATACAGATATTTCTCTGGAAGATGCCCTCAAAGAAATGGAAAGAATTATTAATTCTGCTACTGCTGGAGAAAACTTCAGACAGTTCAATGCATTGAAGGAAAAAGCAAATCACGCCATTCACGATGAGATTGAAGATAAAAAGCATGAATATACAGATGCAGGTAATGCAATTGAAAATTTCAGCTTTGAACATCCTTCTCAATCAAAACTTTCTGCACTGGTGCATATTTACAGAGAAAAACACGATTCTTTTCAGAAAAACCAGGAAGAAGAGCAGAAAAAAAATCTGGATCACCGTCAAAGTCTGATTGATCGACTTAAAAACCTGTATACCAATTCTGAACCCGGCATAAATCTTTTTAAATCAATCCGTGAGATTAAAGAAGAATGGTCAAAAGCAGGACAAGTGGCAAAATCTGAGTTTAAAATTCTCAATAATAATTATTTCCACCATTTGAATCAGTTTTACCAGATGCTTGATCTGAATAAGGAATTTCTAGAGCAGGAATACAGCCATAATCTTGAAAAAAGACAGCACATCATCGCACGGGCCAGAGAGCTGGAAAACGAGCCTGTTGTACAGAAAGCCCTAAATGAATTACAGTATCTACATAAGCTCTGGAAAGAAGAAGCTGAACCTGTAGCAGAAGAATTCCGTGAGAAAACTTGGGATGAATTTAAAGAAATCTCAAATAAAATTCATGAAAGAAAGTCTGAGCTTTCCGCAGCACTTGAAACTGAGCAGACTGCCAATCTTGAAAAGAAAAATGAAATCATTGCTGAGATAAAAAAGTTATCTGAACCAAAAGATACCACAAATCATACTTACTGGCAGAATTCGATTAAAAGAGTGGAAGAACTTCGTTCAGAATTCTTAAAAACAGGAAGTGTTCCGAGAAAATTATCAAATAATAACTGGAATGATTTTAAATCTACTTTAAGAATTTTTAATACCAATAAAAATAATTATTATAAGTCATTAAAAGGTTCTCAGCAGGAAAATTTAGATGAAAAGTTAAAGCTTATTCAGACAGCGAAAGATAATATGCTTTCTGAAGACTGGGAAATTGCTGTTGCACTTTTCAAAAAACTTCAGGAAGACTGGAAAAAAATCGGTCATGTCCCTAAAAGTATGACCAACAAGATTTGGGACGACTTCCGTGAAGCATGCAACACTTTCTTTAATAATTACAGGGAAAAAAGCAATGCCTCTACCGATAACTGGAAAGAAAATTACAAGCAGAAGAAAGAGATTCTTGAGGAGCTAAAAACAATCACTGACGAAGAAGGAAGTGTAGAAAAAATTGAAAATATTAAATCTGCATGGAATAATATAGGGAAAGTTCCGAGAGATAAAATCGCCATCAATTCTGAATTTAATAAGACTTTAAGAGAAAAATTAAAGTTGAATAAAATCAATGAGCTTGAGTTGAAGGAAGATGGTTTATCTGAAAACCAGCTGACCGATAAAGCCCGAAAAATTAAGAGTCAGATTTCTGATCTTGAAGGTGAAATCGTGAAACTGGAAAACAATCTGGCATTCTTCAAAAAACCGTCAAGAGATAATCCCATGTTGGCAGAAACATACAATACCATTGACAATAAAAAGTCTCACTTGGAGACTTTGAAGCAGAATTTGCACAATATAATTTCAGGAGATTAAAATAATAATACAATTTATCAGGGCGAAGCAAAGAAATTTGTCTTCGCTTTTTTCATATTATGCAAGACGAATTTTATATAAAAAGATGCATTGAGCTGGCTAAGAAAGCTTTGGGAAAAACCTACCCTAACCCATTGGTAGGAAGTGTGATTGTTTATAACGATAAAATTATTGGAGAAGGCTATCATCACAAGGCCGGGGAAAATCATGCAGAGATCAACGCCATCAATTCGGTTAAAGACAAAAGTCTCATCCCAAAATCTACCATATATGTATCTTTGGAACCTTGTGCTCATTATGGGAAAACTCCACCTTGCGCTTTAAAAATAAAAGAATTAGGCTTCAAAAAAGTTGTCATAGGCGCGATGGATTCTCATGATAAAGTGAATGGAAAAGGTAAAAAAATCATTCAGGATGTGGGAATAGAAGTTGTCTCTGGCGTTTTAGAAAGCGAATGTATTGATTTAAACAAGAGATTTTTCACATATCATGAAAAAAAACGTCCGTTTATTATTTTGAAGTGGGCACAGTCAGTTGATGGCTTCATCGATAAAGACTTTAAGCCTATTGCCATTTCAAACTCATTGGTCAATCAATTTGTTCATCAATTGAGAGCCGATGAGCACGCCATATTGGTAGGAACTCAAACTGTTTTAAATGACAATCCCAGTCTTACCGTAAGAAATATTGAAGGAGAAAATCCTGTAAGAATATTAATTGATTTTGATTTAAAAGTTCTGCAGGATTTTAAAATTTATAATTTAGAAGCTAAAACATTGGTTTTTAATTTAAAAAAGGAAAAAAAAGAGAACAACATTTATTTCATTAAGATCGAAAAAGAAAATTTCTTATCAGATCTGATGAATGCTTTATATAAAAACCAAATACAATCTGTTATCATTGAAGGCGGAAGCTTTACTTTACAAAAATTTATTGAAGCAAATCTGTGGGACGAAGCCATTATTATAAAAAATGAATATCTGAGTCTTAAAAATGGAACGAAAGCACCTGACTTTCAAAATGAACCTTTTGAAACTAAAAAATTTAGAGATAATATGATAGAATTTCATAAAAATTCTTAGTAAAAATTCTTTCAATGCTGCACGAATATAAAACCATAGAAAGACCTGTTGAAAACACGCTTCTCAAAGAAAAAGGAAGTAAGTTTATAGGTTTTGCTTTCCCTGTAAACAATGAAGTCGAACTAAAAAATGCTCTTGCGAAAATACAGTCAGAACATCCTAAGGCAACGCATCATTGCTATGCTTTTCGGATAGGCCTAAACGGAGAAAACTACAGGGCAAATGATGACGGGGAACCTTCGGGAAGTGCCGGTCTACCTATCTACAACCAGCTTTTAGCAAATGAAATCACCAATGTTCTGGTCATTGTTGTAAGATATTATGGAGGAACAAAACTGGGGGTTTCAGGATTAGTTAAAGCTTATAAAGATTCAGCCAAAATCACTTTAGAAGAATCTGAAATTATTGTTAAAGAACTGGAAACAGAAGTTGATATTCAGTTTCAATTCAATCAGCAAAATGTTATTTTCACCTTATTATCGCGATTTGATGCAAAAGTTCTTCATTTTGATGCCAATGAAAACTGCATTCTTACTGCTTCTCTCAAAACAATGCTAAAAGAAAGCATCTCAGAAAAACTTTCCGAGATGCAACATATTTCTTTCAAATTTAAAGATTAACTCTAATCTCTGCGTCCTCCCATTAAGAGTGATGCAAAATAAAGCAATTGAGCCAAAGACCCTATCGCGGCGACAAGATAGGTTCTTGCTGCCCAAGTCAAACTGTCTTTTACACCTACATACTCTTCAGAAGTTACCGTCCCTGTATCTTTCAGCCATTTCATCGCTCTGTTGCTGGCATCATACTCTACCGGAAGTGTAATAAATGCAAAAAGTGTGGTTAACGCAAACATCATCACTCCGACTATCAAAACAATTTTATTTCCGCTTGCTGCCATTAAAACAAGACCTCCCATAATCACAAACTGCATTAAATTGGAGCTGATGTTGACAACCGGAACCAATTTTGATCTGAGCTGAAGCATTGAATATCCCACTGCATGCTGTACAGCGTGACCACATTCATGGGCTGCAACTGCCGCCGCTGCAGCATTTCTCTGCATATAAACACCTTCTGAAAGATTAACCGTTTTATCTGCAGGATTGTAATGATCTGTCAACTGTCCCGGAACTGATATCACCTGTACACCGTGAATTCCATTATCTCTTAACATTTTTTCTGCCACTTCTTTTCCTGAAAGACCGTTCCTGAGATGTACTCTTGAATAATACTCAAATTTTGATTTCAATCTTGCAGAAACCAACCAGCTTACAAGCATCGAAATTCCTATAATTAAATAATAAATTGTCATTTTTTTTAAAAATTTTTAACGAAATAATCGTATTTATAAGATGTAAAAACTGTGCCAAAGATTTGACAATATTTATTTATATTTGTAGTGAAATTACCGTAAAATACTATGTCAGAAGTTTCGATTCTTGAAGTAAAAACACCTAATGAATTAAAACAATTTGTAAAATTTCCGATGGAATTATACAAAAATAATCCATATTATGTTCCTTCATTTATTAAAGATGAAATCAATGTTTGGGATACGAAAGAAAATCCGGCCCTGAGCTATTCACAGGCAAAGCAGTTCATTGCAAAAAAAAACAATAAAATTGTTGGCAGAATCGCAGTAATCATCAATCATAAAGAGGAACAGGAACTTGGGATAAAGAAAGTACGTTTCGGGTGGATAGATTTTATTGACGATAAAGAAGTTTCAAAAGCATTAATCGACACGGTCATTAATTATGCAAAAGATCATCATATCAATAAAATAGAAGGACCAATGGGGTTTACAAATCTCGATAAAGCCGGAATGCTGACTTTCGGGTTTGAAAAAATCGCCACAATGATCGGAATTTACAACCACGAATACTACCCGAAACATATTGAAAATCTCGGTCTTGTAAAGGAAAAAGAATGGGTAGAATTTGAAATGAATTTTCCTAAAATTCTACCACCGAAAGTAGAAAAATTCAGCAAGCTGATTGCTGAAAAATATAATTTAAGAGTTTTAAATTTCAAAAGCAAAGAAGAAATTCTTCCTTACATCAAACCGATGTTTAAATTACTTGACGAAACATACAAACACCTTTCTACCTACACTCCTATTTCTGAAGAACAGATCAAAACATATCGGGATAAATTTTTTCCTTTAATTGCAAAAAACTACGTCATTTGTGTCGTTGATGAACATGATGAATTGGTTTCTTTTGCAGTGACCATGCCTTCATATTCCAAGGCATTACAAAAAGCAAAGGGTAAACTTTTACCCTTCGGATGGTGGCACTTTTTACAGGCAGAAAAGAAAAATGACCGTGCCAATTTTTATTTAATCGGAATTCATCCAGAATATCAAAGACGCGGCGTGACTGCTATTATTTTTAAAGAAATTTTTGTCCGCTTCAACAGTATGGGAATCGATTTTGCGGAAACCAATCCAGAACTGGAGGAAAATAAAAGCGTGCAGGTTCTTTGGCAAGATTACAACCCTGTAAATCACAAAAGGAGAAGAACTTATTCTTTACAATTCTGATATGAAGATCCATCTCATTTTTTTTGCTTTTTTGATCGCAGGATTTATTTCGTACAATGTTTTTTTTAAAGCAGTCGATGACAGAACAAATACCATCATCAATATTTTGTATGCGAGTGTACTTTTCGGCTATATAGCTTTTATGGCATTTGCTCTGCTCAAGAAAATGAAAAAATAACACTATTTTTATTGATTCTAAATTATCAGTTTTCCTCAATTTCATCAGACTTTTAAGTTGATTAATTTCATGCTTTATTGTTTATTGCCTAAATTTGCAACTTGAGATAATAATGTAAAAATGAATTTACCTGAAAGTTATATTCCAATACTCATACAAGCCGGTGTAGCCATTGGTTTCGTTGCCATTTCTTTGCTTGGAGCTCATTTTTTGGGGCCACAGCAGAAAAAAGGGAATTCTGTTAAGAACTCAAGCTGGGAATGTGGTATCCCTGTAGAAGGAAATGCAAGAACTCCATTTTCAATTAAATATTTCTTAACAGCCGTATTATTTGTATTATTTGATATCGAAATCGTATTTTTTTATCCTTACGCTGTTAACTTCAGAGAATTCGGAATAGAAGGGTTTTTTGCGGTTCTCATGTTTGTAGCTATATTTTTTCTTGCATTTTTTTATGTCTGGAAACGTGGCGCACTTGATTGGGATAAATAATTTCAATCATAATTTTAAATAAGAAATTTAGATAAACACAATTAAATTATAGTTAACAACAACGGCAATTTATTATCTAAATTAAAATCTTAAAATCAACAAAATGTCAGATCAAAAACCAATTATAAGAACAGATGCACCAGCTCCAGAAGGATTTGAAGGAGAGGGTTTTTTCGCAACAAAGCTGAGCAGTGTAATCGGAATGGCTAGAAAGTTTTCACTTTGGCCGTTACCATTTGCAACCTCTTGTTGTGGTATCGAATTCATGGCAACATTAAACCCTACATATGATGCTTCCAGATTTGGTATGGAAAGAAACTCTTTCTCACCAAGACAGGCAGATATGCTGATGGTTTGCGGAACTATTGCTAAAAAATTAGGACCTGTTTTAAAAGAAGTATATACTCAGATGGCTGAGCCAAAATGGGTAGTTGCTGTTGGAGCTTGCGCGTGTAGCGGAGGTATTTTTGACAGTTATTCCGTATTACAGGGAATTGATAAAATCATACCAGTTGATGTCTACGTTCCAGGTTGTCCGCCAAGACCAGAGCAGATCATCGAAGGTGTAATGCAGGTTCAGGCTTTGGCAGAAAGTGAAAGCATCAGAAGAAGAGATACACCTGAATATCAGCATCTATTAGATTCTTATAATATTAGCAACGAAGGGAAATGACAAACGAATTTGTATTAGAAGCAATTACAAGAGAATTTCCGGAATCTGTAATTTCAAGTTCAGAATCTTATGGGATGCTGACTGTCGAAATTAAAAAAGATGATATTAAAAAAATAATTCATTATCTTAAAGATTCTTCTTTAGAAATCAATTTTCTTACCGATGTTTGTGGAATCCATTACCCTGAGTTTCCTGAGAAAGAAATAGGTGTTGTGTATCATCTACAGAATATGATGACCAATTTTAGAATACGTCTGAAAATTTTCATGTCCAGAGAAAGTGTTGAGGTGGATTCTTTGACTGAGTTGTATGCAGGAGCCAATTGGATGGAAAGAGAAACTTTTGATTTTTACGGGATTAAATTTAAAGGTCATCCGGATCTAAGACCTATTTTAAATATGGAAGATCTTGGTTACCATCCCATGTTGAAAGAATATCGACTTGAAGACGGAACAAGAACAGATAAGGACGATGCAATGTTCGGAAGATAAAATAATGTAATAAGCAATAAGCAATAAGCTTAAAGCCTATAGCCTAAAGCATTTAAATTATGAAAGATAACTCATTATCTAATATACTTAACCAACACGAAAGTAAAGAGCAGATTGACGGGCAGTTGTACACTCTGAATCTTGGTCCTACCCACCCTGCGACACACGGGATTTTCCAGAATGTGTTGACAATGGACGGAGAGAGAATTCTTCATGCCGAACAAACGGTTGGTTATATCCACAGAGCGTTTGAGAAAATTTCTGAAAGAAGGAATTTTTCTCAGATTACAACCCTCACTGACCGTATGAACTACTGTTCTGCACCTATCAATAACATAGGATGGCACATGACGGTTGAAAAACTCATTGGTATCAAAGTTCCTAAGCGTGTAGATTATATGCGCGTTATTTT includes the following:
- a CDS encoding zinc metallopeptidase, whose product is MTIYYLIIGISMLVSWLVSARLKSKFEYYSRVHLRNGLSGKEVAEKMLRDNGIHGVQVISVPGQLTDHYNPADKTVNLSEGVYMQRNAAAAAVAAHECGHAVQHAVGYSMLQLRSKLVPVVNISSNLMQFVIMGGLVLMAASGNKIVLIVGVMMFALTTLFAFITLPVEYDASNRAMKWLKDTGTVTSEEYVGVKDSLTWAARTYLVAAIGSLAQLLYFASLLMGGRRD
- a CDS encoding NADH-quinone oxidoreductase subunit B gives rise to the protein MSDQKPIIRTDAPAPEGFEGEGFFATKLSSVIGMARKFSLWPLPFATSCCGIEFMATLNPTYDASRFGMERNSFSPRQADMLMVCGTIAKKLGPVLKEVYTQMAEPKWVVAVGACACSGGIFDSYSVLQGIDKIIPVDVYVPGCPPRPEQIIEGVMQVQALAESESIRRRDTPEYQHLLDSYNISNEGK
- a CDS encoding shikimate dehydrogenase family protein translates to MDSKKKLGLIGRNISYSFSKKFFEEKFKKLQLGHFTYDIFDLQEIDEVNNLFSDPELLGFNVTIPYKERISDYLDELSDEAKEIGAVNCVLIENGKKIGYNTDAFGFEKTLKIHRKPHQNSALILGNGGAAKAIKYVLNKNGISTETVSRNSELNFENLDKETVEKNKIVVQCTPVGTFPKTDECLDFPFEGLSKDHLVIDLIYNPNYSQFIIKSSQKGAKTVNGYYMLEQQAEKAWEIWNFKKK
- the ribD gene encoding bifunctional diaminohydroxyphosphoribosylaminopyrimidine deaminase/5-amino-6-(5-phosphoribosylamino)uracil reductase RibD; this translates as MQDEFYIKRCIELAKKALGKTYPNPLVGSVIVYNDKIIGEGYHHKAGENHAEINAINSVKDKSLIPKSTIYVSLEPCAHYGKTPPCALKIKELGFKKVVIGAMDSHDKVNGKGKKIIQDVGIEVVSGVLESECIDLNKRFFTYHEKKRPFIILKWAQSVDGFIDKDFKPIAISNSLVNQFVHQLRADEHAILVGTQTVLNDNPSLTVRNIEGENPVRILIDFDLKVLQDFKIYNLEAKTLVFNLKKEKKENNIYFIKIEKENFLSDLMNALYKNQIQSVIIEGGSFTLQKFIEANLWDEAIIIKNEYLSLKNGTKAPDFQNEPFETKKFRDNMIEFHKNS
- a CDS encoding GTP cyclohydrolase is translated as MSEVSILEVKTPNELKQFVKFPMELYKNNPYYVPSFIKDEINVWDTKENPALSYSQAKQFIAKKNNKIVGRIAVIINHKEEQELGIKKVRFGWIDFIDDKEVSKALIDTVINYAKDHHINKIEGPMGFTNLDKAGMLTFGFEKIATMIGIYNHEYYPKHIENLGLVKEKEWVEFEMNFPKILPPKVEKFSKLIAEKYNLRVLNFKSKEEILPYIKPMFKLLDETYKHLSTYTPISEEQIKTYRDKFFPLIAKNYVICVVDEHDELVSFAVTMPSYSKALQKAKGKLLPFGWWHFLQAEKKNDRANFYLIGIHPEYQRRGVTAIIFKEIFVRFNSMGIDFAETNPELEENKSVQVLWQDYNPVNHKRRRTYSLQF
- a CDS encoding IMPACT family protein, yielding MLHEYKTIERPVENTLLKEKGSKFIGFAFPVNNEVELKNALAKIQSEHPKATHHCYAFRIGLNGENYRANDDGEPSGSAGLPIYNQLLANEITNVLVIVVRYYGGTKLGVSGLVKAYKDSAKITLEESEIIVKELETEVDIQFQFNQQNVIFTLLSRFDAKVLHFDANENCILTASLKTMLKESISEKLSEMQHISFKFKD
- a CDS encoding NADH-quinone oxidoreductase subunit A — its product is MNLPESYIPILIQAGVAIGFVAISLLGAHFLGPQQKKGNSVKNSSWECGIPVEGNARTPFSIKYFLTAVLFVLFDIEIVFFYPYAVNFREFGIEGFFAVLMFVAIFFLAFFYVWKRGALDWDK
- a CDS encoding DUF349 domain-containing protein codes for the protein MTTENNLSEKEENNISSGETHQEIVESTNSTEENTPEEESNHADEHLDTDISLEDALKEMERIINSATAGENFRQFNALKEKANHAIHDEIEDKKHEYTDAGNAIENFSFEHPSQSKLSALVHIYREKHDSFQKNQEEEQKKNLDHRQSLIDRLKNLYTNSEPGINLFKSIREIKEEWSKAGQVAKSEFKILNNNYFHHLNQFYQMLDLNKEFLEQEYSHNLEKRQHIIARARELENEPVVQKALNELQYLHKLWKEEAEPVAEEFREKTWDEFKEISNKIHERKSELSAALETEQTANLEKKNEIIAEIKKLSEPKDTTNHTYWQNSIKRVEELRSEFLKTGSVPRKLSNNNWNDFKSTLRIFNTNKNNYYKSLKGSQQENLDEKLKLIQTAKDNMLSEDWEIAVALFKKLQEDWKKIGHVPKSMTNKIWDDFREACNTFFNNYREKSNASTDNWKENYKQKKEILEELKTITDEEGSVEKIENIKSAWNNIGKVPRDKIAINSEFNKTLREKLKLNKINELELKEDGLSENQLTDKARKIKSQISDLEGEIVKLENNLAFFKKPSRDNPMLAETYNTIDNKKSHLETLKQNLHNIISGD
- a CDS encoding NADH-quinone oxidoreductase subunit C — translated: MTNEFVLEAITREFPESVISSSESYGMLTVEIKKDDIKKIIHYLKDSSLEINFLTDVCGIHYPEFPEKEIGVVYHLQNMMTNFRIRLKIFMSRESVEVDSLTELYAGANWMERETFDFYGIKFKGHPDLRPILNMEDLGYHPMLKEYRLEDGTRTDKDDAMFGR
- a CDS encoding endonuclease; this translates as MKRILFSFVLSIVFINAFAQIPAGYYNNATGTGATLKSQLKTIITNGHMDMGYAGLWVAYQTTDRDNISGIPGLENDGSILDIYSENPSGADPYNYVVGPTNQCGNYNSEADCYNREHIVPQSLFNEASPMVSDVHFIRATDGKVNGMRSNFPFGKVGTASFTSLNGSKLGTSVSPGYSGTVFEPLDAFKGDVARMIFYFVTRYETQLSGFSSGDMLGGSAYPGLQTWELNQLLAWNAMDPVSQTEIARNNASYAHQGNRNPYIDNPFYVNLVWGSPVVDTQVPTVPTNLTTSNPTSNTISLSWTASTDNVGVVAYDIYKDGVLYATVSGTTATISGLNPSTTYNFYVIAKDAAGNASAASNTGSGTTLAGGQPGGSCGTEDFTNIPASSSSYGIQTWTSSNITWTATDARTDQTINGRAISIRNGNLTSSTISGGIGSLTVTTKLPFSDTAGNLTLQINGNNVGTIPFGTTAITTTISNINVANNVVIKIINAETGKRISIDDLSWTCYNTLNTSETAKQKSLFSIYPNPVKNNELFVKGENLNKVSKAEIYDLSGKLIKTIENPFKNSNKINLHGITKGVYILKTDSTSAKFIIE